From Anopheles arabiensis isolate DONGOLA chromosome 3, AaraD3, whole genome shotgun sequence, a single genomic window includes:
- the LOC120903928 gene encoding T-complex protein 1 subunit beta, with translation MVSLNPVRILKHEAEEEKGEIARLSSFVGAIAIGELVKSTLGPKGMDKILVANGRNAGQIEVTNDGATILRAVGVDNPAAKILVDMSRVQDDEVGDGTTSVTVFAAELIREAEKLVEQKLHPQTIIAGWRQAADVARTALQGAAADNSANQERFREDLLNIARTTLSSKILSQHKEHFAKLAVDAVLRLKGSGSLSAIQRIKKLGGCLEESFLDEGFLLDKKPGVHQPKSVKNANILIANTPMDTDKIKVFGSSIKVDSMSKIAELEVAEKEKMKEKVDKILAHNINVFINRQLIYNYPEQLFADAGVMAIEHADFDGIERLALVTGGEIVSTFDNPDLVKLGKCDLIEQVMIGEDTLLRFSGVPLGEACTVVIRGATQQIIDEAERSLHDALCVLAATVKESRVVYGGGCSETLMATAVFKLAAETAGKEAMAIESFGRALMQLPTIIADNAGYDSAQLVSELRAGHSQGKSTMGLDMNNGKVGCMKELGITESFAVKRQVLMSAAEAAEMILRVDNILKSAPRRRVPDRGYC, from the coding sequence ATGGTGTCTCTCAACCCGGTGCGCATCCTGAAGCATGAAGCCGAGGAGGAGAAGGGCGAAATTGCCCGTCTATCTTCGTTCGTGGGCGCCATCGCCATCGGCGAGCTGGTAAAAAGCACCCTCGGACCGAAGGGCATGGACAAGATACTGGTGGCGAACGGCCGGAACGCGGGGCAGATCGAGGTGACGAACGACGGCGCTACGATCCTGCGGGCGGTCGGGGTGGACAATCCGGCCGCGAAGATTCTCGTCGACATGTCGCGAGTGCAGGACGACGAGGTCGGCGACGGTACCACCTCGGTCACGGTGTTCGCCGCCGAGCTGATCCGCGAGGCGGAGAAGCTGGTGGAACAGAAGCTCCACCCACAGACGATCATTGCCGGATGGCGCCAGGCGGCCGACGTGGCCCGCACCGCTCTGCAGGGTGCCGCCGCGGACAACTCCGCCAACCAGGAGCGGTTCCGGGAGGATTTGCTGAACATTGCCCGCACCACACTCAGCTCGAAGATTCTGTCCCAGCACAAGGAACACTTTGCCAAGCTGGCCGTCGATGCGGTGCTGCGCCTGAAGGGGTCCGGCTCGCTGAGCGCGATCCAGCGCATCAAGAAGCTGGGCGGCTGCCTGGAGGAGTCGTTCCTGGACGAGGGCTTCCTGCTGGACAAAAAGCCGGGCGTCCACCAGCCCAAGTCGGTGAAGAACGCCAACATCCTGATCGCCAACACGCCGATGGACACGGACAAGATCAAGGTGTTCGGTTCGTCGATCAAGGTCGACTCGATGTCGAAGATCGCCGAGCTGGAGGTGGCCGAGAAGGAAAAGATGAAGGAAAAGGTGGACAAGATCCTGGCGCACAACATCAACGTGTTCATCAACCGGCAGCTGATCTACAACTACCCCGAGCAGCTGTTTGCCGATGCGGGCGTGATGGCGATCGAGCATGCCGACTTCGACGGCATCGAGCGGCTGGCGCTGGTGACCGGCGGCGAGATTGTGTCCACCTTCGACAATCCCGACCTGGTGAAGCTGGGCAAGTGCGACCTGATCGAGCAGGTGATGATCGGCGAGGACACGCTGCTGCGCTTCTCGGGCGTGCCGCTCGGCGAGGCCTGCACGGTGGTCATTCGCGGCGCGACGCAGCAGATCATCGACGAGGCGGAACGTTCGCTGCACGATGCGCTGTGCGTGCTGGCGGCGACGGTGAAGGAATCGCGCGTCGTGTACGGGGGCGGCTGCTCCGAGACGCTGATGGCGACGGCCGTGTTCAAGCTGGCCGCCGAAACGGCCGGCAAGGAAGCGATGGCGATCGAATCGTTCGGCCGGGCGCTGATGCAGCTGCCGACGATTATCGCCGACAATGCCGGGTACGATTCGGCCCAGCTCGTGTCGGAGCTGCGGGCCGGCCATTCGCAGGGCAAGAGCACGATGGGGCTGGACATGAACAACGGCAAGGTGGGCTGCATGAAGGAGCTCGGCATCACGGAATCGTTCGCGGTGAAGCGGCAGGTGCTGATGTCCGCGGCCGAGGCGGCCGAGATGATACTGCGCGTGGACAACATCCTGAAGAGTGCGCCGCGTCGCCGCGTGCCGGATCGTGGCTACTGTTAG